The genomic region ATTTTTGGCCGTCAGATTAGCTGTGAATCACACCTAAACAGCCTTCGTTCGCTATTAACGTAGACGAACCGTTACGGGCCGCTGCTCTGGTCGCTTTTTCTGCTGTCTCGGGTTAAATTGGGCCGCATGGGCTGTAACAGACTCCCTTATGGGTCTCTAGATGTCTGCACGTTCTGATATCTAAAGCCATCGATCATTTCCTCCGCTAGGTCGCACTCCCGCACCCTTCGCATGGCGGCGGCTCTTCCCATCGGACCGATTTCGAAGCGACGGATTCCCATGGCGAGAGCCGACCTCGCTGGGTTTGCACAGCGCCTCGCCTGGCGACGACACGGGTTCTGTTTGGTTGCAAGGCGCGACGGGATGGTGTGTGGCGGCGAACAGTGTCCCGTCTTTGGCGTTCTCCTCCTCGGTTGCTGAGATGGCCGGTCTCGGGAAGGCAGTCGATGCCGGCGCGGCCAAGAAGGCGACGTCGAGGATCTCCAAGGCCGGGCTACAGTTTTTCCTCGGCAGGATCGCCAGATTCCTCAAGGCCGGCAAGTACACAAGTTTCTCGGCGCACGAGTACCTCGCCACTGAGGTGCGTTTCTCCCTCATCTCATTCTTGCCCTTGTTCTTTGATTTTCTATTCCTCAACCCCATTCGTTCCTGGGTTCCCATTAATCAGGCTATTCTTAGATCTTTTTTAGACTGTACGGTCGATTAGTAACTAATGCCTGAATATTTGTGCTAATCTTGTCATTCTTCCCCATTGACGCAGGTACTGGAACTGGCCGGCAACACTGCCAGGCACAACAACAAGACCCGTATCATGccccgccacattcagctcgccatgCGCAATGATGCTGAGCTGACCAAGTTGCTCGGCGGTGCCACCTGTAGCTGTAGGTGTGGCTCTCGCCGCGTGGATACATTTCAGAGCTGCAACATCCTTCCAAGTAATGTCTCCTCGCTCTTGTCCTTCTCGCTATCATACTCCGATAGGTGTGAGTGATAGCAATGCCCAATTCTCCATGCTCACCACCACTTTACACCGTGGGCTGATACTCGCTCGGTCCAACAATAAATCAAGCACAACTAcaactaaggatggcaattttatccatggacatggatatccgacccgaatggatagggtttggatatgcttttgtgtccatgggcagcgcccaaacccgacccgattgttcGTGGATAGGGCATgaatataatcttgtacccatggatatacccaaacccgacccgatggTATGACTTAATGGAGGAAAATCTTCTATCCCTGCCCCACGGTCTTATGTCCCACAACAATTTTACACTTTttttatctaaaacatgcataagaaattacacAATTCCCATCGTAACTTttattagttgacattcaatcccctccgtaacatactccaacaccccttcccttatttttacctccttaaatgactcgtcattctcatctgttcgaaaaatactaaatgatcttaagTTGTTAGTGGATGTTGATTTACTATAAGTGAAGCCTAGCTTGCCACGACGTGAAGGatggaagagtttatgttaatattgtgttatgtcatatttatatgtctcgagaggacccaatggatatccagtggatatggatatccatcggatttggacatggacacaatttttcacccatggattttttcatgggcgggcaaagactgtcttcatggatatggatatggatttgatattgttcaacccgatccaaacccgacccattgccatccttaactACAACTATGGCCTTCACTACCTTAGCTTTTTGGAGTTGGCACTAAAGTTGTTTGATGAAAATCCAATGATGGTGATGTGCAGTATGAAGTTATCCCTCATGAATATATCCAGTCGAATGTTAATCCTCGCTGGTCACAATTAAACTTCACCTTCTCATTCACAATTAAACTTCACCTTCTCATTCACAATTAAACTTCACCTTCTCATGATACCATCTTTGCTTTGTTTGATAATAAGACATGTCATAGGGGGCCAAGCAACACAAATCTGAAGAACCATGTTACCCAACTTGCTCTCATATGCTACAAAAAAAAAGAGGATATACACGAGAATTACACTTCATAGTTGATTTCATAACATCATATACATGTATTGGTATATTCTCACCTCAATGTTAGTAGTTGGCTGTAAATAACTTGTCTATCATCCATCTAGCTCGACGTGATGGTTATTTGTTCAGTCCCCGTGAATTTAGCATAATCAATCTCCAACCATAAATAGCTGGTTTTGATTCATCCATCTTGCTCTTATCTCTCAATCTCCCTAAATTTATCATGATCAATCTCCATCTATAACTAACTGGTTTCGATACATCCATCAAGCTTGGCATGACGGTTATCTACTCATTCTCTGGAATTAGCATGATCAATCTCCAATTTATGAGTATTTTAACCCAATTCATTCTCTAAATATTCCACTCGTTATCTCATGTTGTCTGTAGGGAACACAAGACGTACGGACATGAGCTTGGAGCAACTCCGTCCGTGTCGGctccttttcatttatttattttgtgaattccttctaatttattcaTGATCTTACTTGTGCTACTATTCTTGGCCACCATTCCTTTTCTGCTTGCATGTTTGGAGCCATGAGGATTGCCACTCGATAAGC from Triticum aestivum cultivar Chinese Spring unplaced genomic scaffold, IWGSC CS RefSeq v2.1 scaffold189456, whole genome shotgun sequence harbors:
- the LOC123175195 gene encoding histone H2A.4-like yields the protein MAGLGKAVDAGAAKKATSRISKAGLQFFLGRIARFLKAGKYTSFSAHEYLATEVLELAGNTARHNNKTRIMPRHIQLAMRNDAELTKLLGGATCSCRCGSRRVDTFQSCNILPSNVSSLLSFSLSYSDRCE